The proteins below come from a single Acidovorax sp. NCPPB 4044 genomic window:
- a CDS encoding heavy metal translocating P-type ATPase codes for MPTASPHDHASHGHQHHEGHHGHSSVPATGLKDPVCGMNVTDQSPHSAEHQGKRYYFCSTKCHTKFVAAPDKYAPSALGEVAAQPEEAQPGTIYTCPMHPEVQQDHPGNCPKCGMTLEPMLPTLDEGENAELVDFRHRFWWTLPLTVVVTVLAMVGHRLQWFEMATQSWIELVLTVPIVLWAGWPFFVRGAQSVVNRSPNMWTLIGLGTGAAFVYSVVATVAPGVFPASFQAMGRVAVYFEAAAVIISLTLLGQMLELKARSQTSAAIKSLLGLAPKTARRIDANGQESDVPLSHVHVGDLLRVRPGEKVPVDGVVVEGSSAVDEAMLTGEPVPIVKGPGDAVIGATLNTNGALVIRSERVGSATMLSQIVQMVAQAQRSRAPMQRMADQVAGYFVMAVVGIALLTLFAWGLFGPEPRWVYGLVNAVAVLIIACPCALGLATPMSIMVATGRGATSGVLFRDAAAIENLRKVDTLIVDKTGTLTEGKPSFERVVAMPGQSEDEVLRLAASLDQGSEHPLADAIVQAARAKGLALDKPEDFESGSGIGVRGRVAGRQIALGNTVLMEQVGVSADPLLAQAEALRATGASVMYLAADGQLQGLLAVSDAIKASTPEALATLHAAGLRIVMATGDGMTTAQAVGAKLGIDEVHGEVKPADKLALVSRLQAEGRVVAMAGDGINDAPALAKADVGIAMGTGTDVAMNSAQVTLVKGDLRGISTARELSEATVGNMKQNLMFAFLYNALGIPIAAGLLYPFTGWLLSPMIAALAMSLSSASVIANALRLRQS; via the coding sequence ATGCCAACTGCATCGCCGCACGATCACGCAAGCCACGGACACCAGCATCATGAGGGCCATCACGGACATTCATCTGTGCCTGCGACAGGACTGAAAGATCCTGTTTGCGGGATGAATGTGACTGACCAGTCGCCTCACTCTGCAGAACACCAGGGAAAGCGCTACTACTTTTGCAGTACCAAATGCCACACCAAGTTTGTCGCGGCACCTGACAAGTACGCGCCCTCGGCCCTTGGCGAAGTCGCTGCGCAGCCCGAGGAAGCCCAGCCCGGCACCATTTACACCTGCCCAATGCACCCGGAGGTCCAACAGGACCATCCTGGAAACTGCCCTAAATGCGGCATGACATTGGAGCCCATGCTCCCCACTCTGGATGAGGGAGAAAACGCCGAGCTCGTGGATTTCCGGCATCGCTTCTGGTGGACGCTGCCCCTCACCGTCGTGGTCACTGTTCTGGCCATGGTGGGGCACCGGCTGCAGTGGTTCGAGATGGCGACACAGAGTTGGATTGAGCTGGTCCTCACGGTACCCATCGTCCTGTGGGCGGGCTGGCCCTTCTTCGTTCGCGGTGCGCAGTCGGTCGTGAACCGCAGTCCCAACATGTGGACGCTGATTGGTCTGGGGACGGGCGCAGCATTTGTCTACAGCGTGGTCGCTACCGTTGCGCCAGGGGTGTTTCCAGCCTCGTTCCAGGCCATGGGGCGCGTGGCGGTGTACTTCGAAGCTGCAGCCGTCATCATCTCGCTCACGCTCCTGGGCCAGATGCTGGAGCTGAAAGCACGCTCCCAGACCTCGGCCGCCATCAAATCGCTGTTGGGCCTGGCTCCCAAGACGGCGCGGCGCATCGACGCCAACGGCCAGGAAAGTGACGTCCCGTTGTCCCACGTCCATGTGGGTGACCTGCTGCGCGTGCGCCCCGGGGAAAAGGTCCCTGTCGATGGGGTCGTGGTCGAAGGGAGTAGCGCAGTGGATGAAGCCATGCTCACGGGAGAGCCTGTGCCCATTGTCAAAGGGCCGGGGGATGCCGTCATCGGAGCCACGCTCAATACCAACGGAGCGCTCGTGATCCGGTCCGAGCGGGTGGGCTCCGCCACCATGCTGTCACAGATCGTTCAGATGGTTGCCCAGGCACAGCGCTCCCGGGCTCCCATGCAGCGCATGGCCGACCAGGTGGCGGGTTACTTCGTGATGGCCGTGGTGGGTATCGCGTTGCTCACACTCTTCGCGTGGGGCCTGTTCGGACCGGAGCCACGTTGGGTCTATGGCCTCGTCAACGCCGTGGCCGTGCTGATCATCGCGTGTCCCTGTGCGTTGGGCTTGGCTACGCCTATGTCCATCATGGTGGCCACCGGCCGGGGTGCAACCAGTGGTGTTCTGTTCAGGGATGCCGCCGCCATAGAAAACCTGCGCAAGGTGGACACGCTGATTGTGGACAAAACAGGCACGCTGACCGAAGGCAAGCCCTCCTTCGAGCGTGTAGTGGCCATGCCCGGTCAGTCGGAGGATGAGGTTCTGCGCCTGGCGGCCAGCCTGGACCAAGGCAGCGAGCACCCGCTGGCCGACGCCATTGTCCAGGCGGCCCGCGCCAAGGGGTTGGCCCTGGACAAGCCCGAGGACTTCGAGTCCGGGTCGGGCATCGGGGTACGCGGACGGGTCGCCGGGCGCCAGATCGCCCTGGGAAACACGGTCCTTATGGAGCAGGTGGGCGTTTCTGCGGATCCGCTGCTTGCGCAGGCCGAGGCCTTGCGCGCCACAGGCGCCAGCGTGATGTACCTGGCGGCCGATGGCCAGCTTCAAGGCCTGCTGGCGGTCTCCGATGCCATCAAGGCCAGCACACCCGAAGCGCTGGCAACCCTCCATGCGGCGGGACTGCGGATTGTCATGGCCACGGGCGACGGCATGACCACCGCCCAGGCCGTGGGCGCCAAGCTGGGCATTGACGAAGTGCATGGCGAAGTCAAACCTGCAGACAAGCTGGCGCTGGTGTCGCGGTTGCAGGCCGAAGGCCGCGTTGTCGCCATGGCGGGGGACGGGATCAACGACGCACCCGCCCTGGCCAAGGCGGATGTGGGGATCGCGATGGGTACTGGCACCGATGTGGCGATGAACAGCGCACAGGTCACCTTGGTCAAGGGCGATCTGCGAGGTATTTCCACTGCTCGGGAATTGTCGGAGGCAACGGTGGGAAACATGAAACAGAACCTGATGTTTGCCTTCCTCTACAACGCGCTGGGCATCCCGATCGCCGCAGGGCTGCTGTATCCCTTCACTGGATGGCTGCTGTCGCCAATGATTGCGGCCCTGGCGATGAGCCTGAGTTCAGCGTCGGTGATCGCCAACGCCCTGCGGCTTCGCCAAAGTTGA
- a CDS encoding DUF2933 domain-containing protein, with product MIGAAVMLGLIGAFFLVREHWSHIAGYWPYLLLLACPLMHLFHGHGGHGAHGDDSNKK from the coding sequence TTGATCGGAGCAGCGGTCATGCTTGGGCTGATCGGTGCATTCTTCCTGGTCAGAGAGCATTGGTCGCACATCGCAGGCTACTGGCCATATCTGCTCTTGCTGGCCTGCCCTTTGATGCACCTCTTCCACGGGCACGGAGGGCATGGAGCCCACGGTGATGATTCGAACAAAAAGTAG
- a CDS encoding SulP family inorganic anion transporter has product MNFSVLKQTWFANIRGDLLAGIVVALALIPEAIAFSIIAGVDPKVGLYASFSICVIIAFAGGRPGMISAATGAMALVMVTLVKEHGLQYLLAATVLTGVLQILAGVLKLGALMRFVSRSVITGFVNALAILIFMAQLPELTNVSWVVYAMTAAGLAIIYGFPYITKAIPSPLVTIVVLTAISMVMGLDIRTVGDMGELPSSLPVFLLPDVPLNLETLKIIFPYAATLAVVGLLESMMTASIVDELTDTPSNKNRECMGQGVANIATGFIGGMAGCAMIGQSVINVKSGGRGRLSALTAGTLLLTMVVFLGPWVSQIPMAALVAVMIMVSIGTFSWDSVRKLREHPPSSSIVMIATVVVTVSTHDLAKGVFVGVLLSGIFFAHKVGRVLRVDSASEDGGNTRVYRVVGQVFFASSEAFLAAFDFKEVVQRVRIDVSRAHFWDITAVSALDKAVLKLRREGTEVEVVGMDEASATLVDRFAIHDKPGAVEQLMH; this is encoded by the coding sequence ATGAATTTCTCAGTTCTCAAGCAAACATGGTTTGCCAACATCCGGGGCGATCTGCTCGCCGGTATCGTCGTTGCGCTGGCGCTCATCCCCGAGGCCATCGCGTTTTCCATCATTGCGGGGGTGGACCCCAAGGTCGGTCTCTACGCCTCATTCAGCATCTGCGTAATCATTGCCTTTGCGGGCGGGCGCCCCGGCATGATTTCTGCCGCCACCGGCGCCATGGCACTGGTGATGGTGACTCTGGTCAAGGAGCACGGCTTGCAGTACCTGCTGGCGGCCACGGTGCTCACCGGGGTTCTGCAAATCCTGGCAGGTGTGCTCAAGTTGGGCGCGCTGATGCGTTTTGTGTCGCGGTCGGTGATCACGGGCTTTGTCAACGCGCTGGCCATCCTGATCTTCATGGCGCAATTGCCCGAGCTGACCAACGTGAGCTGGGTGGTGTATGCCATGACAGCTGCCGGTCTGGCCATCATTTACGGTTTTCCATACATCACCAAGGCGATTCCTTCGCCGCTGGTGACCATCGTAGTGCTCACCGCGATCTCGATGGTCATGGGTCTTGATATTCGCACCGTGGGCGACATGGGCGAGCTGCCCAGCAGTCTGCCGGTGTTTCTGCTGCCCGATGTGCCGCTGAACCTGGAAACCTTGAAGATCATCTTCCCCTACGCGGCTACGTTGGCCGTAGTGGGCTTGCTGGAATCAATGATGACGGCCTCCATCGTGGACGAGCTGACCGACACCCCCAGCAACAAGAACCGTGAATGCATGGGACAGGGGGTTGCCAACATTGCCACGGGGTTCATCGGCGGCATGGCGGGCTGCGCCATGATTGGGCAGTCGGTCATCAACGTGAAGTCCGGCGGGCGTGGGCGGCTGTCGGCGCTGACGGCGGGCACGCTGCTGCTGACCATGGTGGTGTTTCTGGGTCCCTGGGTCAGCCAGATCCCCATGGCTGCGCTGGTGGCTGTGATGATCATGGTGAGTATCGGCACCTTCAGCTGGGACTCGGTGCGCAAGCTGCGCGAGCACCCGCCCAGTTCGTCCATCGTGATGATCGCCACCGTGGTTGTCACTGTGTCCACGCACGACCTGGCCAAGGGAGTGTTCGTGGGCGTGCTGCTGTCGGGCATCTTCTTTGCGCACAAGGTGGGCCGCGTGCTGCGCGTGGACAGCGCGAGTGAGGACGGCGGCAACACCCGCGTCTACCGCGTAGTGGGCCAGGTGTTCTTTGCCTCGTCCGAGGCGTTCCTTGCCGCGTTTGACTTCAAGGAAGTGGTGCAAAGGGTGCGCATTGACGTGAGCCGCGCGCATTTCTGGGACATCACCGCTGTGAGTGCCCTGGACAAAGCCGTGCTCAAGCTGCGCCGCGAGGGCACCGAGGTCGAGGTGGTCGGCATGGACGAAGCGAGCGCCACGCTGGTGGACCGTTTTGCCATCCATGACAAGCCTGGCGCTGTTGAACAACTCATGCATTGA
- a CDS encoding universal stress protein → MNKVYACIDGLTTTTAVVDWAAWSANRLGVPLELLHVLERDPSSSAVTDFSGAIGLGAQEMLLQQLSDLDAQRGKLAQEAGRQMLASAQARATAAGVQQVEGRMRHGEFVDSVVELESDARLFVLGEHYQAKTTGKLHLDHHLERVIRAVKRPVLVATSEHFVEPERFVIAFDGSATATKMLETVARSPMLKGLPALVAMCAPDTPAAHEQLRAAKEILETSGFEATVTLLPGEPEHALPLLMESQAAGLLVMGAYGHSRIRHLVIGSTTTTLLRHCRVPVLVLR, encoded by the coding sequence ATGAACAAGGTATATGCCTGTATTGATGGCCTGACGACCACCACCGCTGTGGTTGACTGGGCTGCATGGTCCGCCAACCGCCTGGGCGTTCCGCTGGAGCTGCTGCACGTGCTAGAGCGCGACCCCAGCAGCTCTGCCGTTACCGATTTCAGCGGAGCCATTGGCTTGGGCGCGCAAGAGATGCTGCTTCAGCAACTGAGTGATCTGGATGCCCAGCGGGGGAAGCTGGCCCAGGAAGCGGGGCGTCAGATGCTGGCCAGCGCCCAGGCGCGCGCCACGGCAGCCGGGGTCCAACAGGTGGAGGGCCGGATGCGCCATGGGGAGTTTGTAGACTCCGTGGTGGAATTGGAGTCTGATGCGCGGCTGTTCGTACTTGGTGAGCACTACCAGGCCAAGACCACTGGGAAGCTGCACCTGGACCACCACCTTGAACGGGTGATCCGCGCGGTCAAGCGACCTGTGCTAGTGGCAACGTCCGAACACTTCGTGGAGCCCGAGCGTTTTGTCATCGCATTTGATGGAAGTGCTACCGCAACCAAAATGCTGGAAACCGTCGCCCGCAGCCCGATGCTCAAAGGATTGCCTGCGTTGGTGGCGATGTGTGCACCCGATACACCTGCAGCCCACGAACAACTGCGCGCGGCCAAAGAAATTCTGGAAACCTCAGGATTTGAAGCCACGGTGACATTGCTCCCCGGGGAACCCGAGCATGCTCTGCCGCTCTTGATGGAGTCGCAAGCGGCAGGACTACTGGTCATGGGGGCGTATGGGCATTCGCGCATTCGCCATCTCGTGATCGGCAGCACCACAACAACACTACTGCGTCACTGTAGGGTCCCGGTCCTGGTTCTCCGCTGA
- the arsH gene encoding arsenical resistance protein ArsH, translated as MNPDLPNVDAALLERADLERLVPAQSSTHAPRILLLYGSVRERSYSRLLTEEAARLLRTLGAETRIFDPRGLPLPDAEPDSHPKVVELRELAQWAEGMVWTSPERHGAMTGILKMQIDWIPLSVGAVRPTQGKTLAVMEVSGGSQSFNAVNQMRVLGRWMRMITIPNQSSVAKAFLEFDESGRMKPSSYYERVVDVMEELVKFTLLTRDCADYLVDRYSERRESAEALSKRVNQRSI; from the coding sequence ATGAATCCGGATCTTCCCAACGTTGATGCTGCGCTCTTGGAGCGAGCCGATCTTGAGCGGTTGGTACCCGCACAAAGCTCTACCCATGCCCCCCGCATCCTGTTGCTCTATGGCTCGGTGAGGGAGCGCTCCTACAGCCGATTGCTGACCGAAGAAGCCGCGCGACTGCTGCGCACCCTCGGTGCTGAAACCCGCATCTTCGATCCCCGTGGGCTGCCACTGCCGGACGCGGAGCCTGACAGCCATCCGAAGGTGGTGGAATTGCGAGAGCTTGCCCAATGGGCCGAGGGCATGGTCTGGACCTCCCCGGAACGCCACGGCGCGATGACAGGCATCTTGAAGATGCAGATCGACTGGATACCCCTGTCTGTGGGAGCAGTGCGGCCGACCCAAGGCAAGACGCTGGCGGTGATGGAGGTGTCGGGCGGCTCGCAGTCGTTCAATGCTGTCAACCAGATGCGGGTGCTGGGCCGATGGATGCGCATGATTACGATCCCCAACCAGTCGTCGGTGGCAAAAGCCTTTCTGGAGTTCGACGAAAGTGGCCGCATGAAGCCATCGAGCTACTACGAGCGCGTGGTGGATGTGATGGAGGAGCTGGTGAAGTTCACGCTGCTCACGCGCGACTGCGCTGACTACCTTGTGGACCGGTATAGCGAGCGTCGGGAGAGCGCCGAGGCGTTGTCTAAGCGAGTGAATCAGCGCAGCATTTGA
- the arsB gene encoding ACR3 family arsenite efflux transporter has product MQKSSMSVFERYLTVWVVLCIVVGIGLGQVFPGAARAIGAWEVARVNIPVGLLIWVMIIPMLLKVDFAALGEVRNHMRGIGVTLFVNWLVKPFSMAFLGWLFIRQWFAPYLPADQIDSYIAGLILLAAAPCTAMVFVWSRLTGGDPLFTLSQVALNDSIMIVAFAPLVAFLLGLSAITVPWDTLLTSVVLYILIPVVLAQWLRRALLSRGQAAFDAALHRIGPWSIAALLLTLVLLFAFQGEAILQQPLVIALLAVPILIQVFFNSALAYWLNRAAGEKHAIACPSALIGASNFFELAVATAISLFGFHSGAALATVVGVLIEVPVMLLVVKVVNSSKDWYESGSSQR; this is encoded by the coding sequence ATGCAGAAATCCAGCATGAGCGTGTTCGAGCGCTACCTCACCGTTTGGGTGGTGCTGTGCATCGTGGTGGGGATCGGGTTGGGCCAGGTGTTTCCTGGCGCAGCACGCGCGATTGGTGCGTGGGAAGTCGCCCGCGTGAACATTCCGGTGGGCCTGCTCATCTGGGTGATGATCATTCCGATGTTGCTCAAGGTGGACTTTGCCGCCCTGGGCGAAGTGCGCAACCACATGCGCGGCATCGGGGTCACCTTGTTCGTGAACTGGCTGGTCAAGCCGTTCTCCATGGCTTTTTTGGGCTGGCTGTTCATACGCCAGTGGTTTGCCCCGTACCTGCCAGCTGACCAGATCGACAGCTACATCGCTGGCTTGATCCTACTGGCCGCAGCGCCGTGCACCGCCATGGTGTTCGTGTGGAGCCGCCTGACGGGGGGCGATCCCCTGTTCACGCTGTCCCAAGTGGCGTTGAACGACAGCATCATGATTGTGGCATTCGCGCCGCTCGTGGCTTTCCTATTGGGCCTGTCGGCAATCACAGTGCCATGGGATACCTTGCTCACCTCTGTGGTCCTGTACATCCTGATTCCAGTTGTGCTTGCCCAATGGTTGCGTCGCGCGCTTCTGTCACGAGGCCAAGCGGCGTTTGACGCTGCGCTGCATCGCATTGGTCCGTGGTCCATTGCTGCGCTGCTGCTCACGCTGGTGCTGCTGTTCGCGTTCCAGGGCGAGGCCATCCTGCAGCAGCCCCTGGTCATCGCATTGCTGGCGGTCCCCATCCTGATCCAGGTGTTCTTCAACTCCGCGCTGGCGTACTGGCTCAATCGTGCTGCCGGAGAAAAGCATGCGATTGCCTGCCCATCAGCATTGATCGGTGCTTCCAACTTCTTCGAGCTGGCCGTGGCGACAGCCATCAGCCTGTTCGGCTTTCATTCGGGTGCGGCACTGGCCACGGTGGTGGGCGTTCTCATCGAGGTACCGGTCATGCTGCTGGTGGTCAAAGTCGTGAACTCATCCAAGGACTGGTATGAATCCGGATCTTCCCAACGTTGA
- a CDS encoding arsenate reductase ArsC, with product MSETQQPLNVLFLCTHNSARSILAEALLNDMGSGRFKAYSAGSSPRDNQQPNPLGLQVLQNAGISIEGLRSKSWDEFATPDAPQMDLIITVCDNAAGEVCPIWPGHPATAHWGYADPSEGDGTDEQKLEAFRQTLHAMKRRLELLVSLPEDKLAKAVLQTTARQLVTN from the coding sequence ATGAGCGAAACGCAACAACCCTTGAACGTTCTCTTTCTTTGCACCCACAACTCCGCGCGCAGCATCCTGGCCGAGGCCCTGCTGAATGACATGGGCTCGGGCCGGTTCAAGGCTTACTCCGCAGGCAGCAGCCCGCGCGACAACCAGCAACCCAACCCCCTGGGCCTGCAGGTGCTGCAGAACGCTGGCATTTCCATCGAAGGCCTGCGCAGCAAGAGCTGGGATGAGTTCGCCACGCCCGACGCGCCACAGATGGACCTGATCATCACGGTGTGCGACAACGCGGCTGGCGAGGTCTGCCCCATCTGGCCAGGCCACCCCGCCACAGCGCACTGGGGCTATGCCGACCCCAGCGAGGGCGACGGCACGGACGAGCAGAAACTTGAAGCCTTCCGCCAGACGCTGCACGCCATGAAGCGTCGGCTCGAACTGCTGGTGAGCCTTCCCGAAGACAAGCTGGCCAAGGCGGTGCTTCAGACCACCGCTCGCCAACTGGTCACAAACTGA
- a CDS encoding ArsR/SmtB family transcription factor produces the protein MNESDVVRSLAALAQEVRLRVFRALIVAGQEGLTPGAISEQLGVASNTLSFHLKELAHAGLVSQERQGRNLVYRASYQTMNDLLAYLTENCCQGAPCLTEEAASCHC, from the coding sequence ATGAATGAATCAGACGTAGTCCGCTCGCTCGCAGCCCTCGCGCAAGAGGTGCGCCTCCGGGTGTTTCGGGCACTCATCGTTGCAGGCCAGGAAGGCCTCACGCCTGGGGCAATCTCCGAGCAACTGGGGGTGGCCTCCAACACCCTGTCGTTTCACCTCAAAGAGTTGGCCCATGCTGGCCTGGTGAGCCAGGAGCGCCAAGGGCGCAACTTGGTGTACCGCGCCTCGTACCAGACCATGAACGATCTGCTGGCTTATCTGACAGAAAACTGTTGCCAGGGTGCGCCTTGCCTCACTGAAGAGGCTGCCTCCTGCCACTGCTGA
- a CDS encoding DUF4148 domain-containing protein has protein sequence MKIQSTLIVLSLIAAPAFASDQAISKTRQQVQAELAQAMQSGDMLAYGESGMTLKQINPSAYPVTATAPSMKTREQVRAELEQAIRSGEMLAAGESGAKLNQLMSRRYPVVEAKSYKTRDQVKSELARAIREGELVAVGEDGRKLNEIYPDRYHAAHHAAVATSLDASAKDPQF, from the coding sequence ATGAAAATCCAATCCACACTCATCGTCCTCTCCTTGATCGCAGCCCCTGCATTTGCCTCGGATCAGGCAATCAGCAAGACGCGCCAGCAGGTTCAGGCGGAGCTGGCACAGGCCATGCAAAGTGGCGACATGCTTGCCTATGGCGAATCGGGCATGACGCTCAAGCAAATCAACCCCAGCGCTTACCCGGTAACTGCTACTGCGCCGTCCATGAAAACCCGTGAGCAAGTGCGAGCTGAACTGGAGCAAGCAATTCGATCAGGCGAAATGCTCGCGGCGGGAGAGTCAGGTGCCAAGCTCAATCAACTGATGTCGCGGCGCTACCCCGTTGTGGAAGCCAAGTCTTACAAGACCCGCGATCAGGTCAAAAGCGAACTTGCACGCGCCATTCGCGAAGGTGAGCTTGTAGCGGTGGGTGAAGACGGCCGCAAACTCAACGAGATCTATCCAGACCGCTACCACGCGGCACACCATGCCGCTGTGGCGACCAGCTTGGATGCTTCGGCCAAGGATCCACAGTTCTAA
- a CDS encoding class I SAM-dependent methyltransferase, with protein sequence MQSKDHWEQVYTTKASSGVSWFQEHARQSVELIQQTGAAPDSSIIDVGGGASTLVDDLLDGGYRKIAVLDLSAAALAASQSRLGHLASKVSWLAGDITTLELPRHAYDVWHDRAVFHFLTSPEERRAYVDSVLRAVKPGGHVIVATFAEDGPQKCSGLEVMRYSADGLHAEFGAPFTLLKQEREEHRTPLGTVQKFTYCLCRKEPN encoded by the coding sequence ATGCAGTCCAAGGATCATTGGGAGCAGGTCTACACGACAAAGGCCAGCTCCGGCGTAAGTTGGTTTCAGGAGCACGCGCGGCAATCGGTGGAACTGATTCAGCAAACGGGCGCCGCCCCTGACTCCAGCATCATTGATGTGGGCGGTGGTGCTTCGACCCTGGTGGACGATCTGCTCGACGGGGGGTACCGGAAGATCGCGGTCTTGGATTTATCAGCGGCGGCGCTGGCGGCATCGCAGTCACGTTTGGGGCATCTCGCCAGCAAGGTTTCCTGGCTGGCGGGCGACATCACAACACTTGAACTCCCTCGGCACGCCTACGATGTTTGGCATGACAGGGCAGTATTTCATTTCCTGACATCGCCAGAGGAGCGCAGGGCCTACGTCGATTCGGTCCTGCGCGCAGTCAAGCCTGGAGGGCACGTCATCGTGGCAACCTTTGCCGAGGACGGGCCACAGAAGTGCAGCGGTCTAGAGGTGATGCGCTACAGCGCGGATGGACTTCATGCAGAGTTTGGTGCTCCATTCACGCTTTTGAAGCAGGAGCGCGAAGAGCACCGCACGCCATTGGGAACGGTGCAGAAATTCACCTACTGCCTCTGCCGCAAAGAGCCAAACTGA
- a CDS encoding type II restriction endonuclease, giving the protein MHDPLAELIDCWKADPGSTYNTWFLWDQRIKNFRSIRRGIAQVVLDIRAGTFGNAYRGSSLETVVGSVAEQRQIFKGADHAFLWKPKLRIPDIYENASNQNAFADLLHTCDHCDCAEDVVAAIQRIDAIGIKGLGPAVANLLYFIHPTLVTPFNTAIVNGFNVVTGGRVKLGRWDHYLSMREGLLRLNEQFRLKLSNDLGAIAGLMFDVGAGRYTPPPAAMDGAAIDLWREDLERVRQESAAMQKELALAREGDATHTGVQALLRDLGKALGFGVWIASNDRGRVHGSGLLGDGCMDQLPTMADGGLESVRLIDVVWVDAHTSRVAAAFEVEHTTSIYSGIVRMLDLALGTPVAEKCALFLVAPDNRRDKVAEQLQRPAFSRVSELGIRYLPYSQLEQHHASMSRFGSSIKPLLEISQRL; this is encoded by the coding sequence ATGCATGATCCACTTGCCGAACTCATCGATTGCTGGAAAGCGGATCCCGGCAGTACCTACAACACCTGGTTTCTTTGGGACCAGCGGATAAAGAACTTTCGCTCAATCCGCCGTGGGATTGCGCAGGTGGTGCTAGATATTCGCGCAGGGACTTTTGGCAACGCCTACCGAGGTTCCTCGCTGGAGACAGTGGTAGGGTCGGTTGCGGAGCAGCGCCAGATATTCAAAGGTGCGGACCACGCGTTTCTCTGGAAGCCCAAACTGCGCATCCCCGATATCTATGAGAACGCCAGCAACCAAAACGCCTTTGCTGATTTGCTTCACACCTGTGACCACTGCGATTGCGCGGAGGATGTAGTGGCGGCAATACAGCGTATAGACGCCATTGGCATCAAAGGCCTGGGCCCAGCTGTAGCGAACTTGCTGTATTTCATTCACCCCACGTTGGTGACCCCCTTCAACACTGCCATCGTCAATGGGTTCAATGTCGTCACAGGGGGGCGCGTGAAGCTTGGCCGCTGGGACCACTATCTCTCCATGCGTGAAGGCCTGCTGCGTCTGAATGAGCAATTCCGCCTGAAGCTCTCCAACGACCTGGGAGCGATAGCTGGACTCATGTTTGACGTTGGCGCTGGCCGATATACACCGCCGCCCGCCGCTATGGACGGTGCCGCTATCGACCTCTGGAGAGAAGATCTGGAGCGCGTGCGACAGGAGTCCGCTGCCATGCAAAAGGAATTGGCGCTGGCCCGCGAGGGCGACGCAACGCATACAGGCGTCCAGGCCTTGCTGCGGGATCTCGGAAAAGCCCTGGGGTTTGGTGTCTGGATTGCTTCCAACGACCGGGGGCGGGTGCATGGCAGCGGCCTGCTGGGAGATGGGTGCATGGACCAACTGCCCACCATGGCAGACGGTGGCCTGGAATCCGTGCGGTTGATTGACGTAGTGTGGGTCGATGCCCACACCAGCCGCGTTGCCGCTGCGTTTGAGGTGGAGCACACCACGTCTATCTATTCAGGGATAGTGCGCATGCTCGACCTGGCTTTGGGAACCCCCGTTGCAGAAAAGTGCGCGTTGTTTCTGGTGGCCCCGGACAATCGCCGCGACAAGGTGGCGGAGCAACTTCAAAGACCAGCCTTCTCCCGCGTTTCGGAACTGGGGATTCGTTATCTTCCCTACAGTCAGCTAGAGCAGCACCATGCGTCTATGAGCCGCTTTGGCTCCAGCATCAAGCCACTGCTTGAGATTTCCCAACGGCTGTAG